One Nycticebus coucang isolate mNycCou1 chromosome 7, mNycCou1.pri, whole genome shotgun sequence genomic window, CTGCTACAAGTTTGAGTTGCTTCATAGGAAGCAACCGAAACTTTAGCAAAAGATAGAaaactgccatgacaattgcctTTCAAAGTAGGTATGGCAGAAAGGGTCCCGCCGTGGTGTAACAGGCTGTATAAACCTGAACAACTGGAATTAAAGTACTAACAGACCCCAAACCAAGAGGAAAACGTAGGGCAAGTTTCAAATTCACACTGTTAGAAAAATTTGAAACATGCAACTCAGATGCTTTGCCCTTGGCAGCTCTGCCACCCATTCTCGCCCCTGACTCTGATTAGCTGATTTCCTATCCCTGGGGTCTCACCTTCTCATTTCTGACTACTCCATACAAACTGCAATCCTCCTCTGCCCTGTCCCAAGACACCCCCACCACAgcactgctttaaaaaaattccccACTTGTGAGAATATTGAATTATTCTGTTTGTTTGTCATTTGGATTTCCATTAGAATGTAAGCTGCAGGAGAAGAGGAATCTTCTCTCTTCTGGTTCAAGAGAACATCCTCAGCCCTGATAACAATGCCTGAGAACATGCTCGCTCAGCACCTGCCGAATGAGTAAATGAAGGATGATTCTTAAGGGCCCAGGTCGGCTCACTCATCAGAAGCCTCACTGTCATAGCACTTGTGTATAAAAAActgagcaaaataataataacaacgataatgataaagaaaaaggaaagacaaccACATGCtacaaggtgaaaaaaaaaaattcaactctgCCACCAAGGGAAGGAGatcattgataaaaaaaaaaaaaaaatgaagtcactGGCTTCATGTAATAGAGTAGTTTCCAGAGCTATAACAGACCTTTAATActtatctgatttttaaattgccattttaaaattcaatgccTGAGCCATGAACTTAATTCTGAATGTAGAAGGAAGCATCCCCCAAGACGCAAAGCAGAAATGTAACTCTTACGTGATCAATTTCTTTCAGCATTACTGTCGCCCTTCACTAAAATGCCAAGGTAACCGGTGCAACACTTATCTTCTGAGACCCAAGATGCTTCCTCTAGTTCCATTTCCCTAGGCTTCACTGACCATGTACAACTTTTGGACTGTCAATAATACTTCAAAGTCTTAGTTGTAAATCCTTCAACCCTTCAGATAAGCCTTTCTTGTTAATCTCTCTCCAGCTGAAAGATAGGTTGTGAGGCAGATTAAACAACTGGGATGTGTAACTTTTGACTCTGAAATAAAGTCTGGGCTTCCCTGGACAGTTGCATACTTTGCCACCACTAATTGCTTTATCCCAGCTCTTGCTACAGTGGGTTAGTTTACATAAAGACCGCTGGTCAGGGATACCTCTTCTGAGATAATCTGAACCTTTTATCATGGCGATTTACGTGTTTTAACAATGAATAGAGCCAAACAGAGCTAGCTGTCTGTTATTTAGAAACACAACCATTTGGATGCATCAGTCACTTGTTTCTGTCATGAGAAATTCATGGCTTTCCAGAGAGGTTACTTTCTTGCTGAGATGTCGCCATCACTTATTTTTCTGGTATATCTGTTTTCCCACTTTCCTATTGAGAaatcatttgtcttttcttttactgggttaaTTAAAGGGCTGATTTCTTTATATGAGGATAACTATCTTATGCTTGAAGTAGCTTATGAGGTAAATTCTCAGTTATACACAAGGAAGCTGCAATATGAAAGACCAAGAAAATTAGGGTTGACTACTTCATTATAGAATTAGCCAGCCAGTACattcatttatacatttcttATAAAACAGTTTTTCCGACTTTATCTTATTTAAGCATTATAATAAAATCTAACAGAAAAGTATTAATTACTTAGCAATCTTAGGACCAAAACTTAAGGTAATagagggaggagagcaagatggcagctgagtaacagcttccttgcatctgggcaccatgagtccggggagataggactccaggcatctctggctggtgggacctgcctatcatcacccctgtgaggatacagagagtcagcgagagacttctggaccccaagaggaggactaaaacagtggaaaaacggcaagtggtcacgtgtgttcaatcggtctaaacccacctgcaactgtaagttcagtagcagtgagactgcaaaccggaaaggccttacctgtgaactgttttggtgtctttggacttggcactcagttgggctgccttggggagagcctgggtgggagtgcggagaactttggccgttgtctagggccccagtctgagccgcggAGCCAGacagagttaatagtgtttggctgtgggccacagggagccattgtgagcgatctgccccagcaagctccgccctcagggtcgcagagatagaatcgggtgggagctcgtaacccagcaccaagtagcctaagggtagggtctgagctgccttgcagctctaagcctcagaggcagagtgagaccagttttggcacactgggtaagtggatagccacttcaccagtgattccagtgacaagcactttcctgggaaggcttctgctcagcaagtttacaagttcaaagtgccttataagtgggctgaagagagatttagggtgtctacctgctggggtttgagaaatcagcagcctccagtagtatcagaactgtgattaacatctcataccccagaagaccaagtgttgcccagacaatattcaatgacatatatatactgctttgtttttggttgtgttttgttttgtttttttggtttggttgtttttttatttattttgatgttgttgatgttgttttgttttttaatttcaaccttttccatacagatcttttttctttctcaatttttctagtttaattataatttcccattgctgccctttttaataactagaacttcatttttgctactgtttctaccactattatttggtttttcacccaattttatcccataaacttttctgtttgcttgttttggtttgatttatagcatttttgtctttcctctctacttggtggaggtggggtactgtgtctgatcaggttagcaaagagctgctgacctcaagggaaccacccaactgggcaccaccagaaggtggtttttttttttttttaaggttgtgtcaaagtaccctactgtacacctatattgctctgtctccctctttctgtgcctctcttctttttgtcaatattccttttacccatcccctctcctttccctatttttttttttcttttcactcggtcctcctttctttcatccctttcttgctcttcaaccttctgacccttttggtcctgtaacaaaaggactcatctaacccttagtccacaggcacaagaaattaaagagcaagatgaagtgaaaggaaaattagggcaaggaaacagataaaagaaatcactcatgagaaagaatcagcagaaaagtccaggcaacatgaagatccagtccagaacaaccccgccaagggaccatgaggtagctactgcagaggattccacctgtaaagaaatgttaggaatgacagaaagataatttagaatacacatgatgaaaacaatgaaagaaatgatggaaacaatgaaggaaactgctaataaagtggaaaataaccaaaaggaaatccaaaaacagaatcaaatcagagatgaacgatatgaagaatataaaaaggatatagcagagctgaaggaaccgaAACAGTcgatcagggaacttaaagatgcaatggaaagtatcagcaacaggttagaccatgcagaagaaagaatttcagaggtagaagacaaagttcttgagataagtcagatggtaaaagaggcagaaaagaagagagagaaagcagaacgttcactgtcagaattatgggactttatgaagcattccaacatacgagttataggaattccagaaggggaagaagaatgccccagaggaatggaagccatactagagaatattataaaagaaaatttcccaaatatcaccaaagattctgacacactgctttcagagggctatcggaccccaggtcgcctcaactctaaccgagcttctccaagacatattgtgatgaacctgtccaaagtcaagacaaaagaaagattctgcaagctaccaggagtaagcgccagttgacctacaggggcaaatctatcatagtgaccgcacacttctctaatgaaactttccaagcaagaagacactggtcatttacctttaatctacttaaacagaataatttccagcccagaattctgtgccctgctaagctaagcttaaaaattgatggagaaagcaaatcatttacggatatacaaatgttgaggaaattcgccacaacaagaacagctctacaggaaatacttcaacctgttctgcacactgaccaccacagtggatcagcagcacagtaagaactcagaaattaaaggacataacCTAACCtcaacactgatgcaaaagataaaactaagcaatggactctcacaaaataagatgaatagaatactaccacacttatcaattatctcaataaatgttaatggcttgaattccccaatgaagagacacagattggctgactggattaaaaaacacaagccacccacttgctgtctgcaagaaacacacctggcttcaaaagacaaattaaagctccgagtcaagggttggaagacaatttttcaggcaaatggcattcagaagaaaagaggagttgcaatcttatttccagattcatgtggatttaaagcaactaaagtcaaaaaagacaaagatggtcactttatattggtcaagggaaaaatacaacaagaagatgtttcaattctaaatatttatgcacccaatttaaatgctcccagattcttgaaacagaccttactcagtctgagcaatatgatatctgataataccataataacaggggactttaacactcctcttacagagctggacagatcctctaaacagaaattaaacaaagatataagagatttaaatgagaccctagaacaactgtgcttgatagacgcatatagaacactccattccaaagataaagaatatacattcttctcatcaccccatggaacattctccaaaattgatcatctcctgggacacaaaacaaatatcaacagaataaaaaaattgaaattttaccttgtatcttctcaaaccataaggcactaaaggtggaactcaactctaacaaaaacgtttgaccccacccaaaggcatggaaattaaacaatcttctgttgaataacagatgggtgcaggaagaaataaaccaggaaatcattaacttccttgagcataacaacaatgaagacacaagctaccaaaacctgtgggatactgcaaaagcagttttcagaggaaaattcatcgcttcagaagcctacattcgaaaaacataaagagagcacatcaacaatctcacaagagatcttatggaattggaaaaagaagaacaatctaagcctaaactcagtagaagaaaagaaatctccaatatcaaatcagagatcaatgaaattaaaaacaaaagaatcattcagaaaattaatgaaacagggagttgattttttgaaaaaataaataaaatagataaaccattggccagactaacgaggaatagaaaagtaaaatctctagtaacctcaatcagaaatgataaaggggaaataacaactgatcccacagagatacaagagatcatctctgaatactaccggaaactctatgcccagaaatttgacaatgtgaaggagatggatcaatatttggaatcacaccctctccctagactcagccaggaagaaatagagctcctgaacagaccaatttcaagcactgagatcaaagaaacaataaaaaatcttccaaccaaaaaatgccctggtccagatggcttcacaccagaattctatcaaaccttcaaggaagagcttattcctgtactacagaaattattccaaaaaattgaggaagaaggaatcttccccaacacattctatgaagcaaacatcaacctgataccaaaaccaggaaaagacccaaaccaaaaggaaaatttcagaccaatctcactcatgaatatagacacaaaaattctcaacaaaatcctagccaatagattacagcttatcatcaaaaaagtcattcatcatgatcaagtaggcttcatcccagggatgcaaggctggtttaacacacacaagtccataaacattatccactatattaacagaggcaaaaataaagatcacatgatcctctcaatagatgcagaaaaagcatttgataaaatccagcatccttttctaattagaacactgaaaagtataggcataggtggcacatttctaaaactgattgaagctatctatgacaaacccacagctagtattttactgaatggagtaaaactgaaagcttttcctcttagaaccagacaaggttgtcctctgtcacctttactattcaacatagtgctggaagttctagccaatacaattaggcaagacaaggaaataaagggaatccaaatgggagcagaggaggtcaaactctctctctttgctgacgacatgatcttatacttagagaaccccaaagactcaaccacaagactcctagaagtcatcaaaaaatacagtaatgtttcaggatataaaatcaatgtccacaagtcagtagcctttgtatacaccaataacagtcaagatgagaagctaattaaggacacaactactttcaccatagtttcaaagaaaatgaaatagctaggaatatacctaatgaaggaggtgaaggacctctataaagaaaactatgaaatcctcagaaagaaaatagcagaggatattaacaaatggaagaacataccatgctcatggctgggaagaatcaacattgttaaaatgtctatacttcccaaagcaatctacctattcaatgccattcctatcaaaataacaacatcgtGTGCCAGTGTGGAATTCTTGCACGCCTGCCTTCTTGTAGCTGCTTTCTCAACCTAGCCCAGCATCACCATGGTGGACGCCTTCCTGGGTACCTGGAAGCTAGTGGATAGCAAGAATTTCGATGAGTACATGAAGTCAATCGGGGTGGGTTTTGCTACCAGGCAGGTGGCCAACATGACCAAGCCTACCACAGTCATTGAAAAGAACGGGGACACTATCATACTAAAGACACACAGCACCTTCAAGAACACAGAGATCAGCTTTAAGCTTGGGGTGGAGTTTGATGAGACAACAGCAGATGACAGCAAGGTCAAGTCCACTGTGACACTGGATGGAGGCAAACTTGTCCACCTGCAGAAGTGGGATGGGCAAGAGACGACACTTGTGCGGGAGCTCAGTGATGGAAAACTTTTCCTGATGCTCACCCACGGTAGTGTAGTTTGCACTCGTACTTACGAGATAGAGGCATGACCTGTCCATGCTTTCGCTGACTGCTGCCGATCGGCTGACCCTCGACTCAGAACCACATTGCCTCATTTGTTTCCTCTGCATTTTGTATAAATACATCGTGGTTGAGGGATTCTTCTGGAATCAAGTGCCACCAGCCCGAATCTAGTTCCAGTtcctattgtgtgtgtgtggtttgtttttttcaaaggGTGCTCTGAGGTCAATAAAGCAGAGCCaaggctaaaaaaataaaaaataaaaaaaaataacaacatcgtactttcaagatttagagaaaatgattctgcgttttgtatggaactggaaaaaatcccgtatagctaaggcaattcttagtaataaaaataaagctgggggcatcaccataccagattatagtctgtactacaaagccatagtgctcaagacagcattgtactggcacaaaaacagagacatagacacttggaatcgaattgaaaaccaagaaatgaaactaacatcttacaaccacctaatctttgataaaccaaacaagaacataccttgggggacagactccctattcaataaatggtgttgggagaactggatgtctacatgtaaaagactgaaactggtcccacacctttccccactcacagaaattgattcaagatggataaacgacttaaatttaaggcatgaaataataaaaatcctccaagaaagcataggaaaaacactggaagagattggccttgggaaagacttcatgaagaagactcccatggcaattgcaacaaaaacaaaaataaacaaatgggacttcattaaactgaaaagcttctgtacagctaaggagataataaccaaggcaaagagacaacctacacaatgggaaaggatatttgcatattttcaatcagacaaaagcttgataactaggatctatagagaactcaatttaatccacatgaaaaaagccaacaatcccatatatcaatgggcaagagacagggaTAGAATCttttccaaagatgacagacaagtggcttacaaacatatgaaaaaatgttcatcatctctatatattagagaaatgcaaatcaaaacaaccctgagataccatctaaccccagcgagaatggcccacatcacaaaatctcaaaactgcagatgctggcatggatgtggagagaagggaacacttttacactgctggtgggactgcaaactagtactacctttctggaaggaagtatggagaaacctcaaagcactcaagctagacctcccatttgatcctgcaatcccattactgggcatctacccagaaggaaaaaaatccttttatcataaggacacttatactagactctttattgcagctcaatttacaatcgccaaaacgtggaaacaggctaaatgcccaccaacccaggaatggattaacaagctgtggtatatgtataccatggaatactattcagctattaaaaaaaatggagactttacatccttcgtattaacctggatggacgtggaagacattattcttagtaaagcatcacaagaatggagaagcatgaatcctatgtactcaattttgatatgaggacaattaatgacaattaaggttatggggggggaagtagaaagagggacggagggaggggggtaaggctttggtgtgtgtcacactttatgggggcaagacatgattgcaagagggacattgcctaacaattgcaatcaatgtaacctggcttattgtaccctcaatgaatccccaacaataaaaataataataataaaaaataaataaataaaaataataaaaataaaaaaaaaaacttcaggtaATAAAAGTTAAGCAACTCTCTTAAATTAACACAGCTAATGTGTGCAAAGCTAGAATCAGAACTCCTAACACCAAGGACaagccacctccctcctctcttcacagaaatagaaatgatttaaagatcATAATGAAGTATAACCATTGTTTTCTGGAACAGGATGGAAAGTTTCCAACTTTCTCAACTTACCCCAGAGTTCAGTTCTTCTCAGCCCTCCTTCCCTTTATGATCAGCATGACTGGTCAGCATTCCTCCCTGGATGATGCTCTTTTTAACTGGGTTGTCCTCTCTGCCTGGTTCCTACCTCCCATGCAAGAGGGTAGTTAAGAGTTTCTTTAAAGGTTCTTTTTCTGGGAGGAAGATTACTGGAAGAGTGTGAGGGGCAATTCTATCTCTATAGCAGAGTCTTCCCTGAGCTCATCTTCTGCTGGGCTTTCGATAATATGTGTAGGAAGAGCCAAGTAggagagaaaaatctaaatgctGATTGTAAAGAAGATAGCCAGTTCTCTCCCCAGGGGATCtcagaaaatatgtataattGACTCTGTTTCATAGAAGCATGCTGTGAAAAACCACTGTATGACTTCCACAAAGAGTGTCAAAAATGCCATCCAGAAATGACGGGGCTCAGTGGATGTCTAGCCACTGTTAATTATTGATAGCAGCAGAAACATTGCAATAACCAGGCTAAATGGCGCTGACAGATGACTCAAGCCTTTCACTTGGGCATATATTAGTGTTCCTCAAACCTATGCATTTTCCATTTGAGCCCACACTGGGCTGTTTGTAAAATGAGGAGTAGGTTGAAGAGGAAAGAGGCTAACACAgcattgtttttgaaaaaataaaaattcaatgtgAGGATACCTAATCTTTATGAACTATCatgaggtttttaaaatttgcaaacaACCAATGGTAAGTGATCAGCCTGGGGTCCACCTAGTGCCTTCCATGAAGCACAGCTGGTGACTTTTCTCCCTGTATATTTAATTGTTTTCAAACAAAAATCATGTACTTACATAATTCTCTAGAAGGCACTTTTTTTCCTATTGTGGTCAAAATGCTGTAAGGCaatctaaaagaaagaaataaggatgTGGCTGCCTCACCTAATGTCAAATCCTGAACTACTGAGATATAAGTAAAGAAGAAGCCAAGGGTGAAGGCTGCATATGACTTGTCAAAATGTCCCTGGTTGCTTTGATCAGTTTGTACAGTCCAGGGGACAGACACATTAGCTGGCTTATCAACTAACAGGCAGCGGGACCATATGCTCTGAACTAAAAACCAGCCACGTAATCTGGCAGTGGGGGAGTTGGTCCCTCAATTTGATTTTCTAGCCTGTGACAAATGGAATGCAGTAGGAAACAATGACACTGCACATTGGAGAAATAATGTGACATAAGAAATTTCCCTGCACATCTTGGATACAAGATTTTTCATAAAAACTTGTTCATAAAAATGATGGATTGcatgataataaaaaaattagagatcAACCAATGTATCCTCTGAAATGCTTCCTTCAGTGACACTTTGGGGATCTTTGCCCCTGGACCTCCCTTTTCTACTAACTAGTCTTTGACTAGAGCTAACTGCACACTCACCATCCTGTTACGTAGACATGGACCCTTCCCCCTTCGTTACATTCTCAGCTACTTGCAgctctaaaacaaaaagaaatatgcttTCGAGTGGGAAAAAATGTAGTTTACTTGAAACTGAAGGCTGCCTTTTATCCTACAGTTTCTACATCAAAGCCTCATTCTAGATCTCCCTCCCCAAATCCCTTAGCCAGACCGTTCAGCGTGGAAACCTTTGGGGTAGAGAATTGAATTGAACATCAGGAGCATCTTCAAGAGGTTGTTTGAAAATGAATGTGCAATTCCCAAAATTAAAGcacttcaaaaaaaatgaaaagaatcccTCTCTTCTCCTGACCTTGGAAACAAGTAAGGACgatgttattttaatttgcattcaaaTTTTAACAACACAGTCACACAGCACCAGTGGAATAGACGTTGGGTTTACACTGAAGATTGCTCATCATTTCATTATGGTTCATTATGTTGATAACTGTCAGAAAGCATTAGAAGTGAGGGCTTTGAGTAATAGAACTGAAGTGgcaattttaaaacaatacacTTTCTGCAGGAAATACAGCAGCACACTAAATTCAATTAGAAAAGGCCAATGTGAAGACAAAGTAAGTGATGTTTGCTGTTTGGAACTTGGTTACTTTGATTTCTTGATAACCTAAACCTGCAGAAGGCTTTTTCAGATGGGGATGTTTCGTCATAGACTCTTGGTGAATTTGCCTTCATTAGCTCTAAGCTCTTCTAGTATAAATTGTCTTAAAAGCTGCAATTTTGGAATATTTCAGGCCGCATCTAAGTATCAATCAATCACTCTTTGTTTGTTTGGCGCAGCTGACTGAATTATGCAAGGCCATTTACTTGGAGACAGATTTGTGAAGGTCCTTCAAGTTGGCGATCTAAAATAATAATCTCTCGTTTACCGGGGGCTCCCAATCACAAGGCTGTAATAAGTTTCACCAAACAAGTTAAATAAAGAGCAACTGAAAGCCCAAGGACAGATTTCCaattgaaaaaatggaaaaccactTTGGTAACAGTGCTTAGAGGTAAAGGTGGCAAAATAACAAATTAGCTCTGCTTTTCTTAGGTATACAAAGGCAATTTACAATCTATACAGGGCATTTTTTCTAGTACATTTTGAAACACAATAAAGAGTGGAAAAGTTACCTTAAATAGAGTATTGGCTCAGCCTCTCTGGCAGTGGGGGAAAAGAAGACCTTTCTCACTGTAGTCATTGAACAAGCCACACATGACTAAGACAATCAAAAATCTTCCTGCCTGGGCATGCGGGTGGCTACTCCCAACACCACCAATTGCCAAACTACATTCCAGACTAATGAGGAAAGGAAACATAAGGAGAAAGAGAGCTGGAAAAGGGAAGTGCGTGGTTATCTGCAGAGTTAGAGGAcattcatttaattaataaaagtCACATCAAACTTCCTGTTAAGAAATGACTCATGAAATCATATTCTAGTGTTGACTTAGATGGCATCCTTGAGTGTGTGGAAGTATCGTGTCTATCTTGTTGGCGATGTTACGGGAAAAGCCCGTTGACTGATAAGTGGCTGAGGTGAACCCTTACATTTCTACTCTCTGGCAATAGCTTAGGGAGGATCTTGAAAGAATaacaaatgacaacaacaacaaaaataaactagaaaaactcCATAACGAGTACATTTGGTTATGTGACCCCACCCAGGTTGGATTTTCCTCATGTAGAAggcaaagtatttaatttccactAATGGAGAATGTTTAGAATTCTTGTAATAACTTTCAACTGTCACCAGCTGAGCTGAAGAATAGACCTGAAACTTATAGGCATAGAAAAAGAGGATCCCCTCTCTTCCATCGGCCATCAGAAACAGAATCTACACGCTTGCTTGCTAAAGATGGTTTACAGATCTGCACCTTCAGCATCACCTCAGCAcctgcagaatctcaggcctAACCTCTGTCCTTCGGTGATTTCTGTGCTAAACTCCCCACTCAAAATAGCTGTGGGCTATTTTCTTGCAAATACTCAGATGACGCTGCCATGGAAACATCTGGGTACATTTTATAGGCAGCGATTAATGTGAACCTGGCCAGAGGCTCCATCAAAAAAGTGCTCTCAAAGATGAAGATTATTTACCCCAAATTTTCTTAAGTTCTCCAGATCGTGTGAATTTCCTAGGTGTTTCCTTCTAAATTATCCAGTGCTACTTGTATTCACCTGGTCTAATCATTCTCCAAGTGAACAAAAACCTGATTTTACAAGCCAGTGGAGCACAGTGTCTCTCTGGCTAGAAGAATGAGTCTCAGAtagtgtgttttatttcttcattagtGTGCCGTCACAGTGAGCGAGCACTAAATGCAGGGCTGCATAAGAATGCCGGGGTTAAAGACAGCATAATGAACAAAGAAGGTGCCTGATTATCATGGCTGTCAGCACAAGGGAATTGGGTTTGTCACCTGGCTTAACCAACTGGTAAGAACTGATTAGAGGCTGGAATCAGTTTGAAAGGATCCCTGGTGTTTATGTTCCTTTCCGTCCCCACATCTTGTCAAGAGAATCCGATAAGGCTGGGGTAGGGTGCGAGTGGGGAGGGGTATTCGGCCGGTTATCTGAACAAGAGGTCTTTCGAGAAACTCCCACTCTCTTCTCCATTGCAATCTGTGTCTACTACAGGACTGttcaatagaactttctgcaaaGACAGAAACATTTTAGGGCTGTGCTTTCCGGTATAATCACCACCAGCTACATATGGCCATTGAAATTTTGAAGtaagattaaataaaaagctGAAT contains:
- the LOC128590157 gene encoding fatty acid-binding protein, heart-like, which translates into the protein MVDAFLGTWKLVDSKNFDEYMKSIGVGFATRQVANMTKPTTVIEKNGDTIILKTHSTFKNTEISFKLGVEFDETTADDSKVKSTVTLDGGKLVHLQKWDGQETTLVRELSDGKLFLMLTHGSVVCTRTYEIEA